From Microlunatus capsulatus, a single genomic window includes:
- a CDS encoding cysteine desulfurase-like protein gives MSLDLVRVRADFPALEAGLAYFDSPGGTQTPAPVAEAIRRTVSGPLSNRGTANLAARNADAVVVGARQAVADLTAGDPRGVVFGRSATQLTFDFARTLARDWQPGDEVVVTRLDHDANIRPWVLAAEDRGVTVRWADFDPATGELEPAVVSALLTDRTRLVALTAASNLIGTQPDVRAVADAAHAVGALVWVDGVHHAAHALVDVGALGCDVFVCSPYKFFGPHHGALVADPALLEGLRPAKLLPSSDAVPERFELGTLPYEQLVGTTAAIEHLAGLLPGTGSRRDRLAASLAAAEEHEARLQTRIEDGLAGLGATVYSRAARRTSTLLFDLPDVEAADVAAGLAAVGVNAPAGHFYAIEASRHLGLGDRGAVRVGLAPYNDDADVDRLLAGLAAL, from the coding sequence CGCCGACTTCCCGGCCCTGGAGGCCGGGCTGGCCTACTTCGACAGCCCCGGCGGGACGCAGACGCCGGCGCCGGTCGCGGAGGCGATCCGCCGCACCGTCAGCGGGCCGCTCTCCAACCGGGGCACGGCCAACCTCGCGGCCCGCAACGCCGACGCGGTCGTCGTCGGCGCCCGGCAGGCCGTCGCCGACCTGACGGCGGGCGACCCGCGCGGGGTGGTGTTCGGCCGCAGCGCCACCCAGCTGACCTTCGACTTCGCCCGGACGCTCGCCCGCGACTGGCAGCCCGGCGACGAGGTCGTGGTGACCCGGCTCGACCACGACGCGAACATCCGGCCCTGGGTGCTGGCGGCGGAGGACCGCGGGGTCACCGTGCGCTGGGCCGACTTCGACCCGGCCACCGGCGAGCTGGAGCCGGCCGTCGTCTCCGCCCTGCTCACCGACCGCACCCGGCTGGTCGCGCTCACCGCCGCCAGCAACCTCATCGGCACCCAGCCGGACGTCCGGGCCGTCGCGGACGCGGCCCACGCCGTCGGCGCGCTGGTCTGGGTCGATGGCGTCCACCACGCCGCGCACGCCCTCGTCGACGTCGGGGCGCTGGGCTGCGACGTGTTCGTCTGCTCGCCCTACAAGTTCTTCGGCCCCCACCACGGCGCCCTGGTCGCCGACCCGGCCCTCCTCGAGGGCCTGCGGCCCGCCAAGCTGCTGCCCTCCAGCGACGCCGTCCCCGAGCGGTTCGAGCTGGGGACGCTGCCCTACGAGCAGCTCGTCGGCACCACGGCCGCCATCGAACACCTCGCCGGCCTGCTGCCCGGCACCGGCTCCCGGCGCGACCGGCTCGCGGCCAGCCTCGCGGCCGCCGAGGAGCACGAGGCCCGCCTCCAGACGCGCATCGAGGACGGCCTGGCCGGCCTGGGCGCCACCGTCTACAGCCGCGCCGCGCGCCGCACCTCGACGCTGCTCTTCGACCTGCCCGACGTCGAGGCCGCCGACGTCGCCGCCGGCCTGGCCGCCGTCGGGGTGAACGCGCCCGCCGGCCACTTCTACGCGATCGAGGCCTCCCGCCACCTGGGGCTGGGGGACCGGGGTGCGGTCCGGGTCGGCCTGGCGCCCTACAACGACGACGCCGACGTCGACCGGCTGCTGGCGGGGCTCGCGGCCCTCTAG
- a CDS encoding amino acid ABC transporter permease: protein MSAQAVLFDVPGPRARRTYRVIGVVAVLVLLGLLALVVRGLANPADNQFTAEKWRPFLDPVTWTAYLLPGLLNTLKAAAIAVVLSIAVGFVLGVGRLSQSRVLRLLCGVYVELFRSVPVLVMMIFSYFFAVFVVGVTGDAASLFGVVAGLTLYNSAVIAELIRSGVFSLPKGQREAGLAVGLTPFQTMTAILLPQAVTAMLPSLLSQLVVILKDTALGYIINFSELIRGGQNFSTNVGNLIPTFIVLAAIFILINYSLTFVARLVERRLQRSAKGGPPANPDDPTLLPAGGAGALAPSQG from the coding sequence GTGAGCGCGCAGGCCGTCCTCTTCGACGTCCCCGGTCCCCGCGCCCGGCGCACCTACCGGGTGATCGGCGTCGTCGCCGTGCTCGTGCTGCTGGGGCTGCTCGCCCTGGTGGTCCGCGGCCTGGCCAACCCGGCCGACAACCAGTTCACGGCCGAGAAGTGGCGGCCCTTCCTCGACCCGGTCACCTGGACGGCCTACCTGCTGCCGGGGCTGCTCAACACGCTCAAGGCCGCGGCCATCGCCGTCGTGCTCTCGATCGCCGTCGGCTTCGTGCTGGGGGTCGGGCGGCTGTCGCAGTCCCGCGTCCTCCGGCTGCTCTGCGGCGTCTACGTGGAGCTCTTCCGCTCCGTCCCGGTGCTGGTCATGATGATCTTCTCCTACTTCTTCGCGGTGTTCGTCGTGGGCGTCACCGGCGACGCCGCCTCGCTGTTCGGCGTCGTCGCCGGGCTCACCCTCTACAACTCCGCGGTGATCGCCGAGCTCATCCGCTCCGGGGTCTTCTCGCTGCCGAAGGGTCAGCGCGAGGCGGGCCTGGCGGTCGGCCTGACCCCGTTCCAGACCATGACGGCCATCCTGCTGCCGCAGGCCGTGACCGCGATGCTGCCGTCGCTGCTGAGCCAGCTCGTCGTCATCCTCAAGGACACCGCGCTCGGCTACATCATCAACTTCTCCGAGCTGATCCGCGGCGGCCAGAACTTCAGCACCAACGTCGGCAACCTCATCCCGACGTTCATCGTGCTCGCCGCGATCTTCATCCTCATCAACTACAGCCTGACGTTCGTCGCCCGGCTGGTGGAGCGGCGGCTGCAGCGCTCGGCGAAGGGCGGGCCGCCGGCGAACCCGGACGACCCGACGCTGCTCCCGGCGGGCGGGGCGGGGGCGCTGGCTCCCAGCCAGGGCTAG
- a CDS encoding amino acid ABC transporter permease yields MDAFSRLLTEYDVLGAFWMTIKLTVASAIGALVIGTVVAVCRVSPVAVLRGFGTAYVTLIRNTPLTLIVFFCLFGISNTLQVQLADPDSPTSIADNTFRFGVVALAVYHASFVAEALRSGINTVPQGQAEAARAIGLGFLPTLREVVLPQAFRGAIAPLGNTLIALTKNTTVVATIGVAELAYQMRNMIEFSPSLLYAIFALIAVCFILLTLPTGVLFTYLSRRLVVQR; encoded by the coding sequence GTGGACGCCTTCAGCAGGCTGCTGACCGAGTACGACGTGCTCGGCGCGTTCTGGATGACCATCAAGCTCACCGTCGCCTCCGCGATCGGGGCGCTGGTGATCGGCACCGTGGTCGCGGTCTGCCGCGTCTCGCCGGTGGCCGTGCTCCGCGGGTTCGGCACCGCCTACGTCACCCTCATCCGGAACACCCCGCTGACGCTGATCGTGTTCTTCTGCCTCTTCGGCATCTCCAACACGCTGCAGGTCCAGCTGGCCGACCCGGACTCCCCCACCTCCATCGCGGACAACACCTTCCGCTTCGGGGTGGTCGCCCTGGCCGTCTACCACGCCTCCTTCGTCGCCGAGGCGCTGCGCAGCGGCATCAACACCGTGCCGCAGGGCCAGGCCGAGGCGGCCCGGGCGATCGGGCTCGGCTTCCTGCCCACGCTGCGGGAGGTGGTCCTGCCCCAGGCGTTCCGCGGGGCCATCGCCCCGCTCGGGAACACCCTCATCGCGCTGACCAAGAACACCACGGTGGTCGCGACCATCGGGGTGGCCGAGCTCGCCTACCAGATGCGGAACATGATCGAGTTCAGCCCGTCCCTGCTGTACGCCATCTTCGCGCTGATCGCGGTCTGCTTCATCCTGCTGACGCTGCCGACCGGGGTGCTGTTCACCTACCTGTCGCGCCGGCTGGTGGTGCAGCGGTGA